The following proteins are co-located in the Panthera uncia isolate 11264 chromosome F1, Puncia_PCG_1.0, whole genome shotgun sequence genome:
- the NUAK2 gene encoding NUAK family SNF1-like kinase 2 isoform X2, protein MEPLAFPRRPGPAPSAATAPATELARPLPDRLIKSPKPQMKKQAVKRHHHKHNLRHRYEFLETLGKGTYGKVKKARESSGRLVAIKSIRKDRIKDEQDLMHIRREIEIMSSLNHPHIIAIHEVFENSSKIVIVMEYASRGDLYDYISERQRLSEQDARHFFRQIVSAVHYCHQNGVVHRDLKLENILLDANGNIKIADFGLSNLYRQGEFLQTFCGSPLYASPEIVNGKPYTGPEVDSWSLGVLLYILVHGTMPFDGQDHKTLVKQISNGSYREPLKPSDACGLIRWLLMVNPTRRATLEDVASHWWVNWGYATRVGEQEALHEGGHPGSDSGRASMADWLRRSSRPLLENGAKVCSFFKQHAPGGGSIAPGLERQHSLKKSRKENDMAQSRQGDLADDPSLRPGRGNLKLPKGILKKKAPTLSEGARADPEPSLGPASPGQAAPLLPKKGILKKSRQRESGYYSSPEPSESGELLDTGDVFVSGDSEEQKPPQASGVPLHRKGILKHNGFLLFPVLQTRPKPPGVAARDLKDSKRLRLLLSDFISRGPDSPGPHLGPRRL, encoded by the exons ATGGAGCCGTTGGCTTTCCCCCGGCGGCCCGGCCCGGCTCCTTCGGCCGCCACCGCCCCGGCCACCGAGCTTGCCCGGCCCCTGCCCGACAGGCTCATCAAGTCGCCCAAGCCCCAGATGAAGAAGCAGGCAGTGAAGCGGCACCACCACAAGCACAACCTGCGCCACCGCTACGAGTTCCTCGAGACCCTGGGCAAGGGAACCTACGGGAAGGTGAAGAAGGCGCGGGAGAGCTCGGGGCGCTTG GTGGCCATCAAGTCAATCCGGAAAGACAGAATCAAAGATGAGCAAGACTTGATGCACATTCGGCGAGAGATTGAGATCATGTCATCACTCAACCACCCCCACATCATTGCCATCCACGAAG TGTTTGAGAACAGCAGCAAGATTGTGATCGTCATGGAGTACGCCAGCCGGGGCGACCTGTACGACTACATCAGTGAGCGGCAGCGGCTCAGTGAGCAGGACGCCCGCCATTTCTTCCGGCAGATCGTCTCGGCCGTGCACTATTGCCACCAG AATGGGGTTGTCCACCGTGATCTCAAGCTGGAGAATATCCTCTTAGATGCCAATGGAAATATTAAG ATTGCAGACTTTGGGCTCTCCAACCTCTACCGCCAGGGCGAGTTCCTGCAGACGTTCTGTGGGAGCCCCCTGTACGCCTCCCCTGAGATCGTCAACGGGAAACCCTACACGGGCCCAGAG GTGGACAGCTGGTCCTTGGGTGTCCTTCTGTACATCCTGGTCCATGGTACCATGCCCTTTGATGGGCAGGACCATAAGACGCTGGTGAAACAGATCAGCAACGGGTCCTACAGGGAGCCGCTTAAACCCTCTG ATGCTTGTGGCCTGATCCGGTGGTTGTTGATGGTGAACCCCACCCGCCGAGCCACCCTGGAGGATGTGGCCAGTCACTGGTGGGTCAACTGGGGCTACGCCACCCGCGTGGGGGAGCAGGAGGCTCTGCACGAGGGCGGGCACCCTGGCAGCGACTCTGGCCGGGCCTCCATGGCTGACTGGCTGCGGCGGTCCTCTCGCCCGCTCCTGGAGAATGGGGCCAAGGTCTGCAGCTTCTTCAAGCAGCACGCGCCTGGAGGCGGGAGCATCGCCCCAGGCCTGGAGCGCCAGCATTCGCTCAAGAAGTCCCGCAAAGAGAACGACATGGCCCAGTCTCGCCAGGGGGACCTGGCTGACGATCCCTCTCTCCGCCCCGGCAGGGGCAACCTCAAGCTGCCGAAGGGCATTCTCAAGAAGAAGGCACCAACCTTGTCAGAAGGGGCAAGGGCAGACCCCGAGCCCAGCCTGGGCCCTGCGAgcccagggcaggctgcccccCTGCTCCCCAAGAAGGGCATCCTCAAGAAGTCTCGGCAGCGGGAATCTGGCTACTACTCCTCTCCGGAACCCAGTGAATCTGGGGAGCTCCTGGACACCGGCGATGTGTTTGTGAGTGGGGACTCTGAGGAGCAGAAGCCCCCCCAGGCCTCAGGGGTGCCCCTCCATCGCAAAGGCATCCTCAAACACAATG gttttctcctctttcccgTCCTCCAAACCCGGCCCAAGCCTCCTGGAGTCGCTGCTAGGGATCTAAAAGACTCAAAAAGGCTCAGGCTGCTGCTATCGGACTTCATCTCAAGGGGCCCAGATTCCCCTGGACCCCACCTTGGACCTCGAAGACTCTGA
- the NUAK2 gene encoding NUAK family SNF1-like kinase 2 isoform X3 → MHIRREIEIMSSLNHPHIIAIHEVFENSSKIVIVMEYASRGDLYDYISERQRLSEQDARHFFRQIVSAVHYCHQNGVVHRDLKLENILLDANGNIKIADFGLSNLYRQGEFLQTFCGSPLYASPEIVNGKPYTGPEVDSWSLGVLLYILVHGTMPFDGQDHKTLVKQISNGSYREPLKPSDACGLIRWLLMVNPTRRATLEDVASHWWVNWGYATRVGEQEALHEGGHPGSDSGRASMADWLRRSSRPLLENGAKVCSFFKQHAPGGGSIAPGLERQHSLKKSRKENDMAQSRQGDLADDPSLRPGRGNLKLPKGILKKKAPTLSEGARADPEPSLGPASPGQAAPLLPKKGILKKSRQRESGYYSSPEPSESGELLDTGDVFVSGDSEEQKPPQASGVPLHRKGILKHNGKFSRTALELPAPSTFGSLDELASPHPLARASRPSGAMSEDSILSSESFDQLDLPERLPEPLLRGCVSVDNLMGLEEPPAEGSGSRGLRRWWQDPLGDSCFSLTDCQEVTEAYRQALGVCSKLS, encoded by the exons ATGCACATTCGGCGAGAGATTGAGATCATGTCATCACTCAACCACCCCCACATCATTGCCATCCACGAAG TGTTTGAGAACAGCAGCAAGATTGTGATCGTCATGGAGTACGCCAGCCGGGGCGACCTGTACGACTACATCAGTGAGCGGCAGCGGCTCAGTGAGCAGGACGCCCGCCATTTCTTCCGGCAGATCGTCTCGGCCGTGCACTATTGCCACCAG AATGGGGTTGTCCACCGTGATCTCAAGCTGGAGAATATCCTCTTAGATGCCAATGGAAATATTAAG ATTGCAGACTTTGGGCTCTCCAACCTCTACCGCCAGGGCGAGTTCCTGCAGACGTTCTGTGGGAGCCCCCTGTACGCCTCCCCTGAGATCGTCAACGGGAAACCCTACACGGGCCCAGAG GTGGACAGCTGGTCCTTGGGTGTCCTTCTGTACATCCTGGTCCATGGTACCATGCCCTTTGATGGGCAGGACCATAAGACGCTGGTGAAACAGATCAGCAACGGGTCCTACAGGGAGCCGCTTAAACCCTCTG ATGCTTGTGGCCTGATCCGGTGGTTGTTGATGGTGAACCCCACCCGCCGAGCCACCCTGGAGGATGTGGCCAGTCACTGGTGGGTCAACTGGGGCTACGCCACCCGCGTGGGGGAGCAGGAGGCTCTGCACGAGGGCGGGCACCCTGGCAGCGACTCTGGCCGGGCCTCCATGGCTGACTGGCTGCGGCGGTCCTCTCGCCCGCTCCTGGAGAATGGGGCCAAGGTCTGCAGCTTCTTCAAGCAGCACGCGCCTGGAGGCGGGAGCATCGCCCCAGGCCTGGAGCGCCAGCATTCGCTCAAGAAGTCCCGCAAAGAGAACGACATGGCCCAGTCTCGCCAGGGGGACCTGGCTGACGATCCCTCTCTCCGCCCCGGCAGGGGCAACCTCAAGCTGCCGAAGGGCATTCTCAAGAAGAAGGCACCAACCTTGTCAGAAGGGGCAAGGGCAGACCCCGAGCCCAGCCTGGGCCCTGCGAgcccagggcaggctgcccccCTGCTCCCCAAGAAGGGCATCCTCAAGAAGTCTCGGCAGCGGGAATCTGGCTACTACTCCTCTCCGGAACCCAGTGAATCTGGGGAGCTCCTGGACACCGGCGATGTGTTTGTGAGTGGGGACTCTGAGGAGCAGAAGCCCCCCCAGGCCTCAGGGGTGCCCCTCCATCGCAAAGGCATCCTCAAACACAATGGCAAGTTCTCCCGCACAGCCCTGGAGCTCCCAGCCCCTTCCACCTTCGGCTCCTTGGATGAACTGGCCTCCCCTCACCCTCTGGCCCGGGCCAGCCGCCCCTCCGGGGCTATGAGTGAGGACAGCATCCTGTCCTCTGAGTCGTTTGACCAGCTGGACTTGCCTGAACGGCTCCCCGAGCCCCTGCTGCGGGGCTGTGTGTCTGTGGACAACCTCATGGGGCTTGAGGAGCCCCCCGCAGAGGGTTCTGGAAGCAGAGGCCTGAGGCGCTGGTGGCAGGACCCCCTGGGGGATAGCTGCTTTTCCCTGACAGACTGCCAGGAGGTGACAGAGGCCTACCGACAGGCACTGGGGGTCTGCTCAAAGCTCAGCTGA
- the NUAK2 gene encoding NUAK family SNF1-like kinase 2 isoform X1, with translation MEPLAFPRRPGPAPSAATAPATELARPLPDRLIKSPKPQMKKQAVKRHHHKHNLRHRYEFLETLGKGTYGKVKKARESSGRLVAIKSIRKDRIKDEQDLMHIRREIEIMSSLNHPHIIAIHEVFENSSKIVIVMEYASRGDLYDYISERQRLSEQDARHFFRQIVSAVHYCHQNGVVHRDLKLENILLDANGNIKIADFGLSNLYRQGEFLQTFCGSPLYASPEIVNGKPYTGPEVDSWSLGVLLYILVHGTMPFDGQDHKTLVKQISNGSYREPLKPSDACGLIRWLLMVNPTRRATLEDVASHWWVNWGYATRVGEQEALHEGGHPGSDSGRASMADWLRRSSRPLLENGAKVCSFFKQHAPGGGSIAPGLERQHSLKKSRKENDMAQSRQGDLADDPSLRPGRGNLKLPKGILKKKAPTLSEGARADPEPSLGPASPGQAAPLLPKKGILKKSRQRESGYYSSPEPSESGELLDTGDVFVSGDSEEQKPPQASGVPLHRKGILKHNGKFSRTALELPAPSTFGSLDELASPHPLARASRPSGAMSEDSILSSESFDQLDLPERLPEPLLRGCVSVDNLMGLEEPPAEGSGSRGLRRWWQDPLGDSCFSLTDCQEVTEAYRQALGVCSKLS, from the exons ATGGAGCCGTTGGCTTTCCCCCGGCGGCCCGGCCCGGCTCCTTCGGCCGCCACCGCCCCGGCCACCGAGCTTGCCCGGCCCCTGCCCGACAGGCTCATCAAGTCGCCCAAGCCCCAGATGAAGAAGCAGGCAGTGAAGCGGCACCACCACAAGCACAACCTGCGCCACCGCTACGAGTTCCTCGAGACCCTGGGCAAGGGAACCTACGGGAAGGTGAAGAAGGCGCGGGAGAGCTCGGGGCGCTTG GTGGCCATCAAGTCAATCCGGAAAGACAGAATCAAAGATGAGCAAGACTTGATGCACATTCGGCGAGAGATTGAGATCATGTCATCACTCAACCACCCCCACATCATTGCCATCCACGAAG TGTTTGAGAACAGCAGCAAGATTGTGATCGTCATGGAGTACGCCAGCCGGGGCGACCTGTACGACTACATCAGTGAGCGGCAGCGGCTCAGTGAGCAGGACGCCCGCCATTTCTTCCGGCAGATCGTCTCGGCCGTGCACTATTGCCACCAG AATGGGGTTGTCCACCGTGATCTCAAGCTGGAGAATATCCTCTTAGATGCCAATGGAAATATTAAG ATTGCAGACTTTGGGCTCTCCAACCTCTACCGCCAGGGCGAGTTCCTGCAGACGTTCTGTGGGAGCCCCCTGTACGCCTCCCCTGAGATCGTCAACGGGAAACCCTACACGGGCCCAGAG GTGGACAGCTGGTCCTTGGGTGTCCTTCTGTACATCCTGGTCCATGGTACCATGCCCTTTGATGGGCAGGACCATAAGACGCTGGTGAAACAGATCAGCAACGGGTCCTACAGGGAGCCGCTTAAACCCTCTG ATGCTTGTGGCCTGATCCGGTGGTTGTTGATGGTGAACCCCACCCGCCGAGCCACCCTGGAGGATGTGGCCAGTCACTGGTGGGTCAACTGGGGCTACGCCACCCGCGTGGGGGAGCAGGAGGCTCTGCACGAGGGCGGGCACCCTGGCAGCGACTCTGGCCGGGCCTCCATGGCTGACTGGCTGCGGCGGTCCTCTCGCCCGCTCCTGGAGAATGGGGCCAAGGTCTGCAGCTTCTTCAAGCAGCACGCGCCTGGAGGCGGGAGCATCGCCCCAGGCCTGGAGCGCCAGCATTCGCTCAAGAAGTCCCGCAAAGAGAACGACATGGCCCAGTCTCGCCAGGGGGACCTGGCTGACGATCCCTCTCTCCGCCCCGGCAGGGGCAACCTCAAGCTGCCGAAGGGCATTCTCAAGAAGAAGGCACCAACCTTGTCAGAAGGGGCAAGGGCAGACCCCGAGCCCAGCCTGGGCCCTGCGAgcccagggcaggctgcccccCTGCTCCCCAAGAAGGGCATCCTCAAGAAGTCTCGGCAGCGGGAATCTGGCTACTACTCCTCTCCGGAACCCAGTGAATCTGGGGAGCTCCTGGACACCGGCGATGTGTTTGTGAGTGGGGACTCTGAGGAGCAGAAGCCCCCCCAGGCCTCAGGGGTGCCCCTCCATCGCAAAGGCATCCTCAAACACAATGGCAAGTTCTCCCGCACAGCCCTGGAGCTCCCAGCCCCTTCCACCTTCGGCTCCTTGGATGAACTGGCCTCCCCTCACCCTCTGGCCCGGGCCAGCCGCCCCTCCGGGGCTATGAGTGAGGACAGCATCCTGTCCTCTGAGTCGTTTGACCAGCTGGACTTGCCTGAACGGCTCCCCGAGCCCCTGCTGCGGGGCTGTGTGTCTGTGGACAACCTCATGGGGCTTGAGGAGCCCCCCGCAGAGGGTTCTGGAAGCAGAGGCCTGAGGCGCTGGTGGCAGGACCCCCTGGGGGATAGCTGCTTTTCCCTGACAGACTGCCAGGAGGTGACAGAGGCCTACCGACAGGCACTGGGGGTCTGCTCAAAGCTCAGCTGA